The Oncorhynchus nerka isolate Pitt River linkage group LG12, Oner_Uvic_2.0, whole genome shotgun sequence genome contains the following window.
TGCCAACACTCCACTGGCTCTTCTTCCCCAGGTCAACCTCCCAGTAATGTGTACCTTTGTCATATCCTTCCTTTCCCAAGACACATTGATTATATTTAAACTTGTTTTTAGTGCCTTTGCATTTTTCTTCTAAATTCTCAGTGGCCTCGTCTTTGTGTACTTCCTCAACGTTCAGAGTACCTTCGTTGTTTTGTCCTTTTTTCATCATCCTGTTAAATAATCCAGTTTTCTTGTCTTTGTCTTTTCCTGAAACATTTAACATACTATTTTCTGTAGGTTTTCCTCCAAAACGCTCTGTGTCTTCTTCTTTGTGTTCTTCTTCAAACTTCATACTGCCGCTTCCTTTGCATTTTTCTTTGAAATTCTCACAATCCTTTTTTTCTTTTAATTCTCCAAATTTGAGACATTTGTTATCATCAGATAAAGAGAGTTTGACATGTGCAGTGTCAGCGTCGAATGTCACATCCACTGAAAAAAACGTCAATGTAATTTTTGTTTCAATGTTAAAAAGAATTCTGATATTTTAACACAAGATATAAATCCAATAACATTAGCATATTACAACATGTTATGTTTGTTCTATAAATGAATTAGCATGACCATTGAAAAAACAATACAATTTAATTGAATTTATGGTAGGCAATGTGATCACGTTAATGTTAAAAAGATAAAATATCAAACATTGTTATTGAATTGAATCTTATTCGTGGTTGGAAATGTGATCACATGTTAAAAATGAAACATACAATGAtataggcgtgtgtgtgtgtgtgtgtgtgtgtgtgtgtgtgtgtgtgtgtgtgtgtgtgtgtatattctaTTAGTGCCAAACATCATGACACATATTAATTATAAAAGTGTTCATAATTACCTGCATGATCAACCATCAAGCTCCAAACTAagaagggaaaacaaaaggaaTGAGAGTTATGAGAGTCATTTTGGAGAcaattttattgtaaataagaatagaaaatgtttctaaacacttagttttggttgtgtttcagatcatTTTGTGCTCAATAGAAATGAATTGCAaacaatgtattgtgtcattttagaGTCACTTTTATAAGAATACAATTAGAAGTGTATAGAAGCACATTTTATTCTTATTtctaataaaagtgactccaaaatgacacgatacattatttaccattcatttctattgggcacaaaataatctaaaacacaaccaaaacgaaTTGAAAAtgtatccaacaagtttgtagattcacaagcttgatgtactCATTACGTTCTAGGAATATGGCACCAAATACTAAATATTCAACTACTTTATTCAGAAGAATCTTTATGGGTGTCAACAATAATTATCAAAAATGTTgacctctacatttacatttacatttaagtcatttagcagacgctcttatccagagcgacttacaaccttTTTGACAAAAAAAAGGTAAATCTTTTGTTCAACAAAATCTATTTCTCTGAGATATTGTAtctgtataaaataatataatttcaggattttttaaacatacaatatagctcagtatctgaattatttttttaatacagttattattgctcatctttatcaagggtgtcaataattgcAGTCCCCTTTAAGAAGTAATCTTTTCTGCTTATACATTCTCattttgacaccaaacccaccactggtgcacgtggccaaagagctctattttcatgtcatccataAAATGTAAAAAACTGCAGTTTGCTAAACTACACTGGCATTTGGATTGGAACCAGTGCTTTGTTCAGATTGCATAAAAACAGAGCTATATGGCCACGCACACCTgtggtgggtttggtgacgaaatGAGAATAtatgagcagaaaataaccccataacTACTATAAAATATGGTGGATCATTGATGTTATTGGGGTTATTTTGTTCCaatggtcctggggcccttgttaaggtgcAACGGCATCATGAGATTTATCAAGAATCAGGACATTTTAGCCagaaacctggttgcctctgccagaaggCTGACACTCGGCCGCAAGTggacctttcagcaagacaatgaaCCCAAGCACACGACAAtgtcagtctccggacttgaaacACATTGAAAACctatggtttgaattgaagagggaggTCCAGATGAACGATATCAAATATCTGGAAGGTTTCTGTATggagatccctcccaatgtgttttcCAActcaaaaaaaacattttagaaataggCTCAGTGTCATAATCTTTGCAAGGTTTAGGTATTGAAACATATTGAAAAAAGGAGTGTAAATAATTTTGACATCTACCTTTGAAAAAAAAGGAGTAGttcttaaacaaaatctctttctctgagcaattgtattagtataaaataatataatttccaatTTATTTGAACATACaacatagctcagtatttgaattatttattttatccaGTCAttgttgctcatctttatcaagggtgtcaataattcaGTACCACACTGTATATATGAAAAAGAAACTGCATGGATTATATGCTTAGATGACAAATCACTTGAAGTTTGTGCAGCATTAATGTGAAAGAAGTCGATAGTTACCAGAGTCTGGGATTGTTTCAGTAATTCCTGTGAAAATACAAAATCATGTTTCTGTATCAATTCACTTTTAATACTTGTGAAATAAATAGTGGTCCATCAACTGTAAAACACATAATACGTACCCATTAACTTATCCTTATAAGTGAGTTCCTCTGTCTTTTTTGATGAGCTCTGTAATATGCAGTAGAGGAAAGTTGTTATTTTGGTTTGAATTAAAACAGTTTTAAATGATTCATTTTAAGGAAATGCTGTATATATTGAAGATAAATATTGCATACCTTGATCCATAGCTTTTAATTTTGTATTCATATTGtctattgtaaaaaaataaaaaataaaaaatatttgtaaATGAGTTctatatacatttacatatatTACTTGATATTTTAATTCCTTGTTGACAACCTAATCATACTCCAACCTAATCTTTGTCTTCTATAAGCCGTACCTTGAGTCTGAACTTTACACATTACTAACATGATGAACAAACATCCCCTAGACCACTTGTTAAAGGCATTGGTCTACAGCAGGGATGTGCAACTGTGATGAGGGTGGGGGCCACAAAGAAACAGAACTGATCATTTTGCCATCAGGTGGAggcaaatgtttgcagttttctATGATCAATAGGCCCCACGCCAATCAATAATTCAAATAtgcttactacaagtttagatagctggttactagactaatttaccaataaataataaaatagatgacatgggataattgagtgactgctgatgcacaaccaagttTATACATTTCACCTCCAGTATTTTATTATTCTATCTCTAAACAgtaaatttagatttttttggagGTGGTCAAATTGGTCCAACACAAGGGGGGCTGCCAGTTGTCTATTCCTGGTCTACAGTATATTCCAGTCCCTAAACTCACCAGTCATCTGCAGTTTAGACTCCATCTTGGTTCCCTGGTACTGTGAAATCACCACACATGTGACCCCCTCCAGTTGGTCCATCCCTATTCTCACGTGACTGGTTATAGAGTACAGGACGCCCCCCTCCTTCTGTTTGGGTCTCTATGTCTCTGCTGAGGTGATCTCCTTCCCACTGCTGTCTGTCCACAACATGTCAGGCTCTGGGTACCAGTTCTCTGAGCTACAGCTGAGCTGGATGAACACTCTGTGGTGCTTCCTCATGGAGATCCTGGGGACACTGCCCTGCTCTGTAAAGAAACAGGTGAAAGAATAGTTTTACCCTATTGTGAAATCTAAAATACTCTACATTCTGTTGATCTGCTTTGATGATTCTGCACTAGACAGGAATGGATTAAAATGATCCTCTTACTGAATGAGTTCTTATTTACGTACGTTTAACCTGTAGTACAACAGGCAGTTCCTGAATCCAGTCCATGTAGCTGGCATGGCATTTGTAGATTCCCCTTTcagaagccatgacattattcagcagcagtgatatattgcCTTTCTCCAACTCCTGAGTGAACACACTCACTCTTCCCTCATAGCCTTTCCACCTCTGTTACCTTTCCACCATCATACAGGTACAGGGGGCTAGCGAATTCTCCTTCCTTAAACCACCTGATATCCATGTTAACAGCCCTGgtttgaggagagagatgacaaGGAAGGATGACATCATGACCAGCAGAGGTAACTACAGGGTCAGGAGGGACAACAAGCTGCTTATCTGGAGGGAGAGACGAGAAAGTGTTGCAATATCAGTCTGAAGGACACAAACATAAGAGCGGCTCATATCAAGACATTTGCACATGTATCAAGACATTTACACAAAGTTTCAACAAAAGTGTACATCATACTACTGTATATACCACTAATACCAAAGAAATAGACATATACATTGTTTTACAAATCTATAAGCCTACTTAATAGAAAtccgtgctgaatacaacatgacACAAATGTTTGAGCGATTCAAGAATTTGTAAGGCATTGTGCTACACAAGGAAAATCTGATTGATCTACCGTACATATAATaatattttcttgttttttaagaTGCAAGGTGATTTTTAGATCCGCAATGCAGTCAATCTCGAACATACGTTTATTATACTTAAGTTGTAGGTAAATGTTAACATGGACAAAATATTACTTGTAATTGTAATTACCTgcaacagatgaacagccattaAAGAGGATGAGGAATGTTAACAAACAGACTTGCTGAATCAAAGGTCCCATGATGCACCTGACAGGGAACATAAATCCAGGTCCCGTTCAACGCACAGTTCATTAATCTACAAAAACAAATATTAAGATTTTTAAAAATCACATGATACCATGAACTTACTTGGTATCACACATTTTCGGGGAGGATATTTAAAATGAATTGTGCATTGACATCCATGTGTGAAAACACAGCAATTCATATACATTTGATTTCTCACAAAAAAAAGCAATTTATTCTGACGACAGAAAGGGAACTGAGGAAGAAGGAAATATGCCGAAGTCAAAATGAGGACGTTGGATGAATCACAACACTTGGGTGGAGGACGAAAATAAATCTGTCAAGACTGACGATGAATTACCTGCGGTGGCAGGTGTGGTGAAGATGGTCGAGGTTGAGCCTCGTCCcaatgatgatgaggatgagttGGAATGAGATCTTTGGAGAGAATGGATCCTTGCCTTCTGGCGGATCCATGTGTGGTGTCAGGTTGGGTGGAAAAGAGGTAGGGGACTTCTGAGTCAATGAAAGTAACTTGAGGTAGACTCGTGATGGTCTTTTTGTCCAGAGGGAGTGGGCACTCCGAACCAAGCGCCTAGGGACAAGAACTCCGGAGCAGGGTGCCATTGAAAGGAATTATAACTGGGTGGCATTAAGTGTTGAGGAGCAATTGAAATGTAAGATTCCTGGTGTATGTGTTGCCCAACGTTTGGTGCGAAGCAGACCTGGTGGAGAGCATGGTGACAGGGAagactgtctgtcctgatgagttttTACCCGACAAAGTTAAGTTAGGATGTGTCAGTTTTCCCGTGAGAGCTTTTGTCCCGAACCCATTACGTTGTTATAGGTATGCTGGCAGTTGGATGTGTCTGGTGAGAGAATGGCAGGTTGCCAGGGTCAGAGTAGTACAGAAGGTGTCATGCTGAGGCagtggtagaggaagatgggtacagGGCGAGGGATACTGAGAGGATTCCGGTGAGTAGGCCAATGGAGAGTGATAGGAATAATATGTTCTTCAGTGAGGTGCGAGTCTTAGCATCCATAGCCATGGTTATCAACTCTACTGCAGAAATGGAACGCTAGTTAAAGAAGgtagaggttgtggtggcagctgcagagaagtacttgggATTGCGAGGTTTTACTGCAGAAGTGTTGCAGCGGGTGATGAGTGGTAGTGTTCCGTCCTCCCAGGCGGTAGGCCTGGTGTAGGATTATATAGGGGAATAGGATTGTGggtttttaatgagtgtagggtgaGTTGAAATGATAGTTTTTTTCCTGTTTCCATTTTGTATCACAGAGTATAatgaatatatactgtatactccagtCTAGTTGGTGGTGGCAATGCAACATATATTGGAAGCCAACCGGCGTTAATCCTCACCAAAGAAGAAGAAATTTATTACAGACCAAAACAAGGATGTGGTGAATACAAAAATGGTTGAATATAGTTGGTCTAAAAAGTCCTGTTGCAACAGATGACAAGACTAGCATATCTAAATATATTATTTCTATATCTACACATTTTTCTAAGTGgtgttttttcatcagaaatgataTCTTATGCGTACCTTTaagtgtgtgtaaaatattactgttcttAGATTTTTATTGATAGATGttagatgtgtatgtgtgtgtatgtgtcatttaaaaaaaatcagaattctgtatatccattgtttagctggaTTGGAATGATtgtatcaaatatatatatatatatatatatatgactgtGAAATGAGGTTCTCATCTTTTTATTTTGAGAGGAATGCACCTACTGTTGCTCTGgataaaatgttaaatgtaaatgttatatgtAAATGGTTTACATACCGTACAGATATCATATTACTGTATTGAATACTTTTATTTAAATAATGTCACAAATGTATAATTTGTACAGTTCATATAAAATGTTTTGTTATTTGTTCAAATTGACTGTAAAACCTAGCAGAGTGAGgcggacatacagtaccagccaaaagt
Protein-coding sequences here:
- the LOC115137912 gene encoding E3 ubiquitin-protein ligase TRIM39-like, which produces MGITETIPDSVWSLMVDHAVDVTFDADTAHVKLSLSDDNKCLKFGELKEKKDCENFKEKCKGSGSMKFEEEHKEEDTERFGGKPTENSMLNVSGKDKDKKTGLFNRMMKKGQNNEGTLNVEEVHKDEATENLEEKCKGTKNKFKYNQCVLGKEGYDKGTHYWEVDLGKKSQWSVGIAQDTEKRDNIQMYPDTGFWSICYKDGGLKTVELSSTFLPIELTPEKLGVFMDYEGGQITFFNVEKKCHIHSFCGKFTKKLYPFFGPLFDCKEELKISPVVQRDKPSTSKNC